A stretch of Arctopsyche grandis isolate Sample6627 chromosome 9, ASM5162203v2, whole genome shotgun sequence DNA encodes these proteins:
- the Gr63a gene encoding gustatory receptor 63a, translating into MYNNRVSIIGDRVAPEKPKVVFLDVKPISSPEDRRLTVPSKDTAFQDHGGNFMSQPQRDIVYENIKPVVMILRALGVLPITRPKPGLTIFALVSPAMAYSCFIFIALIAYIIYISMHRGKVMKSAEGRFEEAVIAYLFTVQLFPLVMIPIMWYETKKIAEVLNSWSDFEICYRRVSGKSLPLGLNKQAFIIAIAIPLLSTTSVFVTHATMIHFKLLQMIPYVFLEMLTYILGGYWYLLCESLSSSATILAEDFQQALKHIGPASSVSEYRALWLRLSKLARDTGVANCYTFTFINLYLFLIITLSIYGLMSQISEGFGVKDIGLAVTACYSICLLFYICDEAHYASQNVRTNFQKKLLMVELSWMNSDAQTEINMFLRATEMNPSAISLGGFFDVNRNLFKSLLATMVTYLVVLLQFQISIPEDTSVSTNITMVDEEA; encoded by the exons ATGTACAACAACAGAGTATCGATCATCGGAGACCGGGTGGCTCCGGAAAAGCCAAAAGTGGTTTTCTTGGATGTAAAACCGATAAGTTCACCTGAAGATAGAAGATTAACCGTTCCCAGTAAAGATACAGCATTCCAGGACCATGGCGGAAATTTTATGTCCCAGCCCCAAAGAGATATAGTATATGAGAACATTAAACCTGTTGTAATGATTTTGAGAGCTCTCGGAGTGCTACCGATCACACGGCCCAAGCCAGGACTTACCATCTTCGCCTTAGTAAGTCCAGCTATGGCTTACTCCTGTTTCATCTTCATTGCACTGATAGCttacataatatacatttcCATGCACCGTGGCAAAGTGATGAAGTCGGCAGAGGGCAGGTTTGAGGAGGCCGTTATTGCTTATTTGTTCACCGTGCAATTGTTTCCACTCGTGATGATTCCTATAATGTGGtacgaaacgaaaaaaatcgCTGAGGTTTTAAATAGTTGGAGCGATTTCGAAATTTGCTACAGAAGAGTGTCGGGGAAATCGTTGCCATTGGGATTGAATAAACAGGCTTTTATAATAGCCATTGCAATTCCTTTGCTGTCCACGACTTCGGTATTTGTTACTCATGCTACTATGATACACTTTAAACTGCTACAG aTGATACCATATGTGTTTTTAGAAATGCTCACTTATATTCTTGGTGGGTATTGGTATTTGCTGTGTGAATCTCTAAGCTCGTCTGCTACAATTCTGGCAGAAGATTTTCAACAG GCATTGAAACACATCGGTCCAGCATCTTCAGTATCGGAGTATCGTGCCTTATGGTTGCGTCTGAGCAAACTCGCCAGAGACACCGGCGTCGCCAATTGTTACACGTTCACATTCATCAACCTGTACCTTTTCCTCATCATCACTCTGTCGATTTACGGATTGATGTCGCAGATATCTGAAGGATTCGGAGTAAAAGACATCGGTCTAGCCGTGACGGCCTGCTACAGCATCTGCTTGCTGTTTTACATTTGCGATGAAGCCCATTACGCATCCCAAAAT GTGCGTACTAACTTTCAAAAGAAATTACTTATGGTTGAATTGTCGTGGATGAATTCCGATGCACAAACAGAGATCAATATGTTTTTGAGAGCAACTGAGATGAACCCTTCCGCAATCAGCTTGGGTGGATTTTTCGACGTGAACCGTAATCTATTTAAATCC TTGCTGGCAACCATGGTGACATACTTAGTTGTCTTGCTTCAATTCCAAATAAGTATACCAGAAGATACAAGCGTATCAACAAATATAACTATGGTGGACGAGGAAGCTTGA
- the Cdc37 gene encoding cell division cycle protein 37: MVDYSKWKDIEISDDEDETHPNIDTGSLFRWRHQARLERMEEKKKETDEHVKIKSQNNKKLSETKQKLAEAEKSGATNMDELQKALKQLEKEAEQITNKEEEMKKKEKSTPWNVDTISNPGFTKTVINKNLPRQLTENLTDEQREENMRKFIKENEKLLKKFGMLRRYDDSKKFLQDHNQLVCEETANYLVIWCINLEMEEKHDLMEHVAHQTICMQYILELSRELSVDPRACVSSFFTKIQVAMESYKESFDDELRQFKIRIEKRAKEKIAEALAQEEAEREAERQARLGPGGLDPQEVFEELPEELQKCFNERNIPLLQETIAKMPKEEAAYHMKRCVDAGLWVPEAKQDEESADATPNSTPTPAANLDVD; the protein is encoded by the exons ATGGTCGACTACAGCAAATGGAAAGACATCGAG ATATCAGACGATGAAGACGAGACGCATCCAAACATCGACACCGGCTCGCTGTTCCGATGGCGACATCAGGCGCGTTTGGAGCGaatggaagaaaaaaaaaaggaaaccgACGAACATGTCAAAATCAAATCCCAAAACAATAAGAAACTATCGGAAACAAAACAGAAGCTGGCCGAAGCTGAAAAGAGCGGTGCCACTAACATGGACGAGTTGCAGAAGGCTCTCAAGCAACTCGAGAAGGAAGCCGAGCAAATCACAAACAAAGAGGAGGAGATGAAAAAGAAGGAAAAGTCAACGCCTTGGAACGTCGACACCATAAGTAACCCCGGCTTTACGAAAACggtcataaataaaaatctgcCAAGACAGCTCACGGAGAATCTGACCGACGAGCAACGGGAGGAGAACATGCGGAAGTTCATCAAAGAGAATGAAAAGTTATTGAAGAAGTTCGGTATGCTGAGACGGTACGACGATTCTAAAAAGTTCTTGCAAGACCACAATCAACTTGTGTGCGAAGAGACCGCCAACTACCTCGTAATATGGTGCATCAATTTAGAAATGGAAGAA aaaCACGATTTAATGGAACACGTAGCTCATCAAACTATTTGCATGCAGTATATCTTAGAACTATCCAGAGAACTTAGCGTAGATCCTAGAGCTTGTGTATCATCGTTCTTCACTAA gaTCCAAGTAGCTATGGAATCGTATAAAGAATCATTCGACGATGAATTACGAcagtttaaaatacgtattgaaAAGCGCGCCAAAGAAAAAATTGCCGAAGCGCTTGCACAGGAAGAAGCTGAAAGAGAAGCCGAAAGGCAAGCCCGTCTCGGACCTGGAGGTCTCGATCCTCAAGAAGTATTCGAGGAATTACCAGAg GAATTACAAAAGTGTTTTAACGAGAGGAACATTCCATTGTTGCAAGAGACGATTGCTAAAATGCCCAAAGAAGAAGCTGCGTATCATATGAAGAGATGCGTGGACGCCGGTTTGTGGGTTCCGGAAGCTAAACAAGACGAGGAGAGTGCCGACGCAACCCCCAACTCGACTCCGACTCCCGCTGCAAATCTAGACGTCGATTAA